One Paralysiella testudinis genomic window, TATCGCTGTGGCCGGGGGTGAAGGCGATATAGGCGCCGGAAACCAGCGTATTCAGGCCGGTAATGCCGCTTTGGTCGATGCGCGGCTTCACAATCCAAAACTGGGTATCTTGGCGCATTAAATCTTTCACATCAGCAGAAAGCTGTGCGGTGAGCTCTACGCCTTTTTCGTCGTCACGCAGTTTGATGCTGGTGACGCGCCCTACGGTGACGTTGAGCACTTTAATCACGGTGTTGTTGACTTCAATGCCTTCGGCATTGTCGGTGTAAAGCGTAATTTCAGGGCCGGTGCTGCGCACATGCTGAATCAGCAGCCAAGCGCCGGTAATCAAGGCCAACAGCGGAATCAGCCACACCACCGAGCTGAACGGCGAGGTTTGGCTAACGGTGGCGCTGGGATTGGCAGAAGCGTTTTTTTTCATGGTGTGGGCGCGGTTTTCTTGATAAGGGTGTAGGCAGGCCGGTGTGTATGAGGGTGGCGGCTGGGTTTGGCCGGTGCGTGTATTTTATCCCAAAGCAGGCGTGGGTCGAAATATTGGGCGGCAAACATGGTGAGCAGCACCACCAGGCAGAAATACACCGCCGCGGGCCCGGCGGTGACACGCGCCAGCGGCGTGCGAAAGGATGCCATCAAAATAATAATCACAAAAATATCCACCATCGACCAGCGCCCCACCGATTCGGTAAAGCGGTATAGCCATGCCAGCCGCATATGGCTGAGCAAAGGGCGCACCTGGGCAGAATACAGCAATACCATCATGGCGATGATTTTTACCACCGGCACCGCCACGCTGGCGCTGAAAATAATCACCGCAATCAGCTTGTCGCCGGTGCGCCACATATAGGCAATGCCGTCTAAGATCGTGTTGATTTCAGTATTGAGCGGGTTGCTGGAAATCATAATCGGCAGCAGATTGGCCGGAAAATACAAAATCAGTGCCGCCAGCAAAAAAGCGCTGCTGATGCGTAGGCTGTGCGGGCGGCGGCGGTGCAGCATCGAGCCGCACACGGAGCAGCGGCTGCGGTTGGCCGGCTGGTGGTAGAGGCATTCGCTGCAATTGAGGGTGTGGGGGGTGCGCAATAATTTGGCCGGGTCGCGGCCGGACAAGCGCTGAATCTGAAAATACACCCAATGTTCGGGAATAAGCTGGGCGGTGCGCAGCAGCAACACCGCCAGGGCAAACATCAGCCAGAAAGCCGGGCCGAAAGTAACGTGCGCCACACTGGCCAGCTTGATGTAGGCCACCAGCGTAGAAATAAAAAACACGTCCACCATCATCCAGCTGCGCAAACGCACCAACAGGCGCGTGGCGTAGAGCAGGCCGGGCAGGCGCTGTTGATAAGCCAGCGCGCCGTAAACATACAAACACAGCAGGCAAAACAGCGCCGGGGTGCCGAAGGTGAGCGCCAGCATCACTTCGGCCAGAAAGCCGAAATCCTGTGCCAACAGCACCCGCACCATTTCAGGCAGCGTTAAATAGGCATACACGCCTGACAGCTCCACCAATATAAACAATTGGCTGTAGACCAACAACATTAAAATTAGCGCTGCGCTGGCCAAAGCCGGCGGCGCGCGAAACGGGTTGCGCT contains:
- a CDS encoding paraquat-inducible protein A, which translates into the protein MKLIQDIHILDRWWRYRQHNAAAKLPAHSLDCPGCGLSLTVPPLAQGQAAACPRCRHPLVRVERNPFRAPPALASAALILMLLVYSQLFILVELSGVYAYLTLPEMVRVLLAQDFGFLAEVMLALTFGTPALFCLLCLYVYGALAYQQRLPGLLYATRLLVRLRSWMMVDVFFISTLVAYIKLASVAHVTFGPAFWLMFALAVLLLRTAQLIPEHWVYFQIQRLSGRDPAKLLRTPHTLNCSECLYHQPANRSRCSVCGSMLHRRRPHSLRISSAFLLAALILYFPANLLPIMISSNPLNTEINTILDGIAYMWRTGDKLIAVIIFSASVAVPVVKIIAMMVLLYSAQVRPLLSHMRLAWLYRFTESVGRWSMVDIFVIIILMASFRTPLARVTAGPAAVYFCLVVLLTMFAAQYFDPRLLWDKIHAPAKPSRHPHTHRPAYTLIKKTAPTP